From Palaemon carinicauda isolate YSFRI2023 unplaced genomic scaffold, ASM3689809v2 scaffold119, whole genome shotgun sequence, a single genomic window includes:
- the LOC137635379 gene encoding uncharacterized protein: MVMTGKVKNDADWECNTLKEKIILEESIGEVERERLFKMLWDKRRVLSLDDDDFGGSKLPEFKIILSDDTPIYQRPRHFSPPIAREIEEQCQELEYMGVIERSESSWNSPIVPVRKPDVSL, translated from the coding sequence ATGGTAATGACTGGTAAGGTGAAGAATGATGCCGATTGGGAGTGCAATACgttgaaagaaaaaattatattagagGAGAGTATaggtgaggtcgaaagggaacgattgtttAAAATGTtgtgggataagcggagagttttgAGTCTCGATGACGATGATTTTGGGGGGTCAAAGCTACCGGAATTCAAAAtaattctcagtgatgatacccccatataccAGCGTCCCAGACATTTTTCTCCACCTATCGCCagagagatagaggagcagtgtcaagAATTAGAGtatatgggtgtaatagaaaggagtgagagttcctggaatagccctattgtccctgtgcGAAAACCTGATGTAAGTTTATGA